In Candidatus Polarisedimenticolia bacterium, the sequence AGACCGTCTTCGGCGGGTCCGGCGAGACCGGAAAGAAGAAGACCCCCTGGTGGGAGAAGGCGGTCTCCGGCGGGTCGTCCAGCAGCGGAGCCTAGCGGCTCGCCTCCCCCACGTCGACCGCGTCATCCGCCCCGCGGCGGCGCGAACGTCCCCTTGCCTGAATGAGGCCGCCGGGCGTATATTTGCGGCCAAGAGCCGTCCAAAAAACGCCCCCAAGGGAGTGAATGCATGGAGCCCTTGGCCACCAAGGACGCCGCAGCCGCGCCCGCCCGCGGGTCGCGGATCAGCGTCGAGCGCCTGATCGAAGCCATTCATCGCGAAGCGCGCAGCCGGCACCTCAGCCCGCGCACCGAGCAGGCTTACGCCGGATGGGTGCGACGGTTCATCCGGTTCCATCAAGGCCAGGATCCCCTCCGCTTGCGCGAGCCCGAAATCAGCCGATTCTTGTCGAGCTTGGCGACCGAAGGTCGCGTCAGCGCCTCGACCCAGAACCAGGCGCTGAGCGCCATCCTATTTTTCTATCAGGAGGTCCTGCATCGAGACCTCGAGTGGCTGCAGGACGTCGTCCGGGCCAAACGCCCCATCCGCCTTCCGGTCGTTCTCACCCGTGACGAGGTCGACGCCATTCTCAACGAGCTGAACGGCAGCCCCTGGCTCATGGCCTCATTGATGTACGGGTCCGGCCTGCGCCTGATGGAATGCTGCCGCCTGCGAGTCAAGGACATCGACCTCGCTCGCGGCGAAATCACTGTCCGCGATGGCAAAGGAGCCAAGGATCGCGTCACGCTCCTCCCCACCAAATTGCGCGAGCCCCTGACCTCGCATCTCGACAAAGTATTCCGCCTGCACCAGCAGGACCTGCGGAAGGGGAGGGGCCGCGCGCCCCTGCCGGGCGCGCTCGTCCGCAAGTACCCCAGCGCGCCGAAAGAGTGGGGCTGGCAATGGGTCTTCCCCGCGACCCGCTTCTACAGCGAACGCGATACCGGGGTCATGTACCGGCATCACCTGCATGAATCCGTCGTCCAACGGTCCGTGAAGGAGGCCGTTCGCGCCGCGCGGCTCCACAAGCCCGCCAGCTGCCACACCCTGCGGCACTCCTTCGCCACCCACCTCCTCGAGGCCGGTTACGACATCCGGACAATCCAGGAGCTCCTCGGCCACAGCGACGTCGCCACCACCATGATCTATGCCCACGTCCTCAACCGAGGCGGCCGCGGGGTCAGAAGTCCCCTGGACGAACGAGGCGGGAGTGCCACATGAGGCGACCGGTGCCAGCCTATGACTCTACAGCGCAACTCAGGTCCGGCGGCTACGCCTCGGCGCAGCTCCGTCATCTTTCCGACGGCTTCGCAGCACTAACTGGAAATAGCAGACCGACCTTTTCCGAACTAGACGGCGATTTCGCAGGTTTATTGGTTTTTATAGATCGGCCTAATTTGCGTTATGCGGAACAGGTGGTGGCGTGAAATACAAGGCGATCCGTAGCGCTGCTCACAACTTCGCGGCGTCGTTCGTCAGCACCCTGAACTGGGCAGGGGACGATCACACGATGAGTCACCTTGTACGATCGGCAGTTTCGTCGGGTGTGCCCGAGTTCACTGTTAACTTGCTGACCGGTAGAGCCGGCCCCGAGTCGTTCTTGACAGCTCCTGTCGCGGACGCCGTGCGCCGCTATGTACTCTCGTTTCCCGACTTCTTGGCTCAGCAACGTGTCGAGGTCCCACACCTAACGAGCGCACGCATGGTCGTCCGTATCCTCCTCAAGGGAACCGTCGCGGCCCAAGGAGGTCCACCACCGTGGTCTGTTCCCTTCGAGTGCGAGGTGGATATCATTGATGACCGTGGCAAGGAGCACGCGGGACGGGTAGCAGACATATGGCACATGGGCGACGACATAGTCTTGGCTTCGAGTTGATGCGTGAAGACCTGGCGAGCATCGTGACGAGTCCGCATAACAACCGGCTGAAGCTGGCGGCGCGCGGGAGACCCGTGGCGGAGTCGCTGCGGCGCACGCGCGCCGCAGCTTAGCCGGGGCGTTAGGTGGCACTAAGGGGCGATTTGCCATGCTGA encodes:
- a CDS encoding integron integrase, with amino-acid sequence MEPLATKDAAAAPARGSRISVERLIEAIHREARSRHLSPRTEQAYAGWVRRFIRFHQGQDPLRLREPEISRFLSSLATEGRVSASTQNQALSAILFFYQEVLHRDLEWLQDVVRAKRPIRLPVVLTRDEVDAILNELNGSPWLMASLMYGSGLRLMECCRLRVKDIDLARGEITVRDGKGAKDRVTLLPTKLREPLTSHLDKVFRLHQQDLRKGRGRAPLPGALVRKYPSAPKEWGWQWVFPATRFYSERDTGVMYRHHLHESVVQRSVKEAVRAARLHKPASCHTLRHSFATHLLEAGYDIRTIQELLGHSDVATTMIYAHVLNRGGRGVRSPLDERGGSAT